The candidate division WOR-3 bacterium genome includes a region encoding these proteins:
- a CDS encoding T9SS type A sorting domain-containing protein — MYRNNFYSFNVRREEENRWILRTSLPCAMDSVGAITYGKNEFQWGDRLFKLEHVFVLARTCPTQANIFIYTFSLDTGASGTWETFQLGIPYNQLGHGASITFRPTNYIYWDPTLWCYVITLGELYFTQGNMTGNFYCLPIKQLFSPVVCDTAIACDWVFPPDNGVLDAMKIFFRWETIPNANYYYLQVDKNPDFSSPILDITTDKNIYNSKKIFSPGVYYWRICSDVSPIWDSAKKFQIIGPVIRKRAVPESLGVGGSIAYHRFKMREQDTTYAESIYCLIGGSRQRPRKHFYCYSVHKDSWFMVDSTRIGQKVGASLTSCYQGRHPYWKKRLLATLAPRDPDGTLPHHRIYHVPENEWYPSEDPIPHELGAGASITFDWEREDPYLVIGGGENNFLVYHRSSDEEEDSLTEGGQSLITNKIVFFYSSEKPSYGEISIYNLYGKKIKTLFRGKMEKKEYQLIWDKKDEKKFSPGIYFLIINTKEKKERIKIIITH; from the coding sequence ATGTATCGAAATAATTTTTATTCTTTTAATGTCAGGAGAGAGGAGGAAAACCGCTGGATACTTCGAACTTCTCTTCCTTGTGCGATGGATTCAGTAGGAGCGATAACTTATGGTAAAAATGAGTTTCAGTGGGGCGATAGGTTATTTAAGTTAGAACACGTATTTGTTTTAGCTCGGACATGTCCTACGCAAGCAAACATTTTTATTTATACTTTTAGTCTTGATACGGGAGCATCCGGTACGTGGGAAACTTTTCAATTAGGTATACCATACAATCAATTAGGACATGGTGCTTCAATAACATTCAGACCAACTAATTATATTTATTGGGACCCCACCCTTTGGTGTTATGTGATAACTCTTGGTGAATTATATTTTACCCAAGGAAATATGACAGGTAACTTTTATTGTCTTCCTATTAAACAGCTATTCTCGCCTGTTGTTTGTGATACAGCAATTGCTTGTGATTGGGTTTTTCCGCCTGATAACGGAGTATTAGACGCTATGAAAATTTTCTTTAGATGGGAAACTATACCAAACGCTAATTATTATTACCTCCAAGTAGACAAAAATCCAGATTTTTCTTCACCAATATTGGATATTACAACTGACAAAAATATTTATAATTCTAAAAAGATTTTTTCTCCCGGTGTGTATTATTGGCGCATCTGCTCCGATGTTTCACCTATTTGGGATTCGGCAAAAAAATTTCAAATAATAGGTCCTGTGATTCGTAAAAGAGCAGTTCCAGAGAGCCTTGGTGTTGGTGGTTCAATTGCTTATCATCGTTTTAAAATGCGCGAGCAGGATACTACCTATGCGGAAAGTATTTATTGTCTAATTGGCGGTTCCCGACAACGTCCGAGAAAGCATTTCTATTGTTATTCTGTGCACAAAGATAGCTGGTTTATGGTAGATTCTACGCGTATTGGCCAAAAAGTTGGAGCTTCGCTCACGTCTTGTTACCAAGGCAGACACCCGTACTGGAAGAAAAGACTTTTAGCAACATTGGCACCCAGAGACCCCGACGGCACTCTCCCACATCACCGCATTTACCACGTACCCGAAAACGAGTGGTACCCAAGCGAGGATCCTATACCCCACGAATTGGGTGCCGGTGCTTCAATAACATTTGATTGGGAAAGAGAGGATCCTTATTTAGTTATTGGTGGTGGTGAAAATAATTTCCTGGTATATCATCGTTCTTCTGATGAGGAAGAAGATTCTTTGACTGAGGGTGGACAATCGCTTATAACCAACAAAATAGTATTCTTTTATTCTTCTGAAAAACCTTCTTACGGAGAAATTTCAATTTATAATCTTTACGGAAAAAAGATAAAGACATTATTTAGAGGAAAAATGGAAAAGAAAGAGTACCAGCTAATTTGGGATAAGAAAGATGAAAAAAAATTTTCTCCGGGTATTTATTTCCTTATAATTAACACAAAAGAGAAGAAGGAAAGAATTAAGATAATAATAACGCATTAA
- the lpxB gene encoding lipid-A-disaccharide synthase, producing MKILFLSGEPSGDLYLNYLIENFNKLYPQIKLYVIGNKENLKGNFQLLLDTKNFAVVGFYEGIKKSFSLLPYLKEIVEKIKEIKPDIFIPISFPGFNLPLIKRIKNKKLKIVYFAPPQIWVWGKFRYKILKKYVDKIICLFPFEKEFYEKLKIKAFYLGNPLLEIVKTNLTKEEIKEKYNIKDEKILILMPGSRKEIIKKNLSFFLKVYEELNKDFKIKPFILGLKNLRSYKEDNLLNIPIVYEDHYELISISDLVLTSLGTSTLEIALLNRPFISIYFPSFLTLLVGKFLVKTQYFSLPNILLKEKVFLEFINPKLEIIYQKAKEILENKINYQSYFEEIKKILNNKKEIAKNIINEILTNSQI from the coding sequence TTGAAAATACTTTTTCTTTCTGGTGAACCTTCTGGTGATTTATATTTAAATTATCTAATAGAGAATTTTAATAAATTATACCCCCAAATTAAATTATATGTAATTGGCAATAAAGAAAATCTAAAAGGTAATTTTCAATTATTACTGGATACCAAAAATTTTGCAGTGGTTGGCTTTTATGAAGGAATAAAAAAGTCTTTTTCTCTTCTCCCCTATTTAAAAGAGATTGTAGAAAAAATTAAAGAAATAAAACCGGATATTTTTATTCCCATTTCTTTTCCTGGTTTTAATCTTCCTTTAATAAAAAGAATTAAAAATAAGAAATTAAAAATAGTCTATTTTGCGCCACCCCAGATTTGGGTATGGGGAAAATTTAGATATAAAATTTTAAAAAAATATGTAGATAAAATAATCTGTCTTTTTCCTTTTGAAAAAGAATTTTATGAGAAGTTAAAAATAAAAGCATTTTATTTAGGAAATCCTTTGTTAGAAATTGTAAAAACAAATTTAACAAAAGAAGAGATTAAAGAAAAATATAACATAAAAGATGAAAAAATTTTAATTTTAATGCCCGGTTCAAGAAAAGAGATAATAAAAAAGAACTTATCTTTCTTTCTAAAAGTTTACGAAGAATTAAATAAAGATTTCAAAATAAAACCCTTTATTTTAGGGCTAAAAAATTTAAGAAGTTATAAAGAAGATAATCTCTTAAACATACCAATAGTCTACGAAGACCATTATGAATTAATTTCTATTTCGGATTTGGTATTGACTTCTTTGGGAACGAGCACCTTAGAAATTGCCCTTTTAAATAGACCATTTATTAGCATCTATTTTCCTTCTTTTTTAACTTTATTGGTTGGCAAATTTTTAGTAAAAACACAATATTTCTCCTTACCAAATATTTTGTTAAAAGAAAAGGTATTTTTAGAATTTATTAATCCGAAATTAGAAATAATCTATCAAAAAGCAAAAGAAATTTTAGAAAATAAAATCAATTACCAGTCTTATTTTGAAGAGATTAAAAAGATTTTAAATAATAAAAAAGAGATAGCAAAAAATATTATCAATGAGATATTGACTAATTCCCAAATTTAA
- a CDS encoding malic enzyme-like NAD(P)-binding protein, translated as FPNQINNSLGFPGIFRGTLDVNARTITDEMCIAAAEELAKVAEDRGLREDYLIPTMDDWEVFPREAAAVGMKAIEQGVARIVMDRDSLYKKALETIKEARKEIQFLMKKGLIKKPPKALLK; from the coding sequence ATTTTCCTAATCAAATAAATAACTCCTTAGGATTTCCTGGTATCTTTAGAGGTACTTTAGATGTCAATGCCAGAACAATTACTGACGAAATGTGTATTGCAGCCGCTGAAGAATTGGCAAAAGTTGCCGAAGATAGAGGTTTAAGAGAGGATTATCTAATTCCGACAATGGACGATTGGGAAGTATTTCCGCGGGAAGCGGCGGCAGTCGGAATGAAAGCAATTGAACAAGGAGTTGCCAGAATTGTAATGGATAGAGATAGTTTATATAAAAAGGCATTAGAAACAATCAAAGAAGCAAGAAAAGAAATCCAATTCCTGATGAAAAAGGGACTTATCAAAAAACCACCAAAGGCATTATTAAAATGA